Part of the uncultured Anaeromusa sp. genome is shown below.
TATCAATTGATACCTGTCGGGGAAGTGGATTTTTCACCGCAAAGTGCAGAAGTATTTGCAGATATGGTAGGTGGTCTATTTGTAATCGCAATGAAAATTTCCATTCCCGTGCTGAGTGCCTTACTGCTTTCTGATATTGCTTTGGGCATTTTGGCGCGGACTATGCCGCAGATGAATATTTTTGTTGTAGGCATTCCCGTAAAAATTTTTATAGGCTTATTTGTCTTAACTCTTGTAATTCCTTTTTATATTTTATTTTTGGAAGTGGCGTTTAATGGCATGTATCAAGAAATGTACAAGATATTGCTCACGCTGCGCTGAACTTGAGCAGCAGGGACGAATCTCTTGGTCGTTTGATCTACAACTCTTTAATGAGGAAAAAACAGAAGACGCTACGCCCAAGCGGCTGCAGGAAGCGCGCGAAAAAGGCCAAGTTGCTAAAAGCACGGAAATTAATGCAACCGTCAGTATTATTTTGGCTTTTTTTGTGCTGCAAGTGCTGGGCAGTTTTATTTTTGAAGAACTAGGACTGTTTATGCGCCATGTTTACAGCAACTTCTCAACTCAGGATTTGACCTTTGTTGATTTGCAGCTTTTGTTCATCGAAGCTGTCCTAGTTATGTTGAAAACAGCTTTTCCCATTATGGCAACGTTGGCCTTTTCAGCTGTGGTTATGAATTTATTGCAAGTGGGTTTCATTTTTAGTTTGGAACCGTTAATGCCCAGCCTGGAAAAATTGGATCCTATTTCCGGCATGGGCCGGTTGATTTCTAAGCGTTCCTTGGTAGAATTGGCAAAGTCCTTATTTAAGGTATGCGTAGTAGGCTTTTTTATTTATCGCGTTATTAAGCAGAACTTGCTGAATAACGCCATGCTGATTAATGCGGAGTTATGGGCGTCTTTAAAAGCTACTTCTTCGATGCTTTTAGGTATGGTTTTTGAAATTTGTGCAGTTATGTTGGTTTTGGCAGCATTAGATTTTCTGTATCAAAATTGGGAATATCGTCAAAATTTAAAAATGAGTAAGCATGATGTAAAGCAGGAATTTAAGCAAAGTGAAGGGGACCCGCAAATTAAGGGGAAGATCAAGGAACGGCAGCGGGCTATGGCTATGCAGCGGATGATGCAGGAAGTGCCCAAGGCTGATGTGGTTATAACAAATCCTACTCATTTTGCAGTGGCTTTGAAATACGACAATAAAGTGATGGCGGCGCCGCAAATCGTGGCGAAAGGCCAAGATTTTGTCGCGTTGCGCATCAAGGAAATTGCGAAAGAACATAAGGTAGTTGTTGTAGAAAACAAACCGTTGGCAAGAGCGTTGTACGCTTCTACCGAAGTGGGAGATGCGGTGCCTGCGGAACTATATAAATCAGTAGCTGAAGTTTTGGCGTACGTATACCGTCTGAAACGGCGTTTGTCGTAAAGAGCGCCTCCGTATTTTAACAGATAAGAAGAGGGGATATTGTGCCGAATCAAGGAACTATTTTACATCGAATTTTACGATATAGCGATATTATCATAGCAGTAGCAGTTGTGACGATCGTCGTTATGATGATTATACCCTTGCCTACTTTTTTGCTGGATATGCTCTTGGCTTTGAATATTTCATTGGCCCTAGTCATTGTTATGGTGGCTATTTATAATGAAGAGCCCTTGGACTTTTCCGTGTTTCCTTCGTTATTGCTATTAGCTACCTTATTCCGTCTGGCATTGAACGTATCGGCGACAAGATTGATTTTGCTGGAAGGCTATGCCGGAGAAGTGATTATGGCCTTCGGAAACTTTGTTGTCGGCGGTAATGCCGTGGTCGGTTTTATTGTATTTGTTATCTTGATTATCATTCAGTTTATCGTTATTACCAAAGGCGCTGAGCGTGTAGCGGAAGTAGCGGCGCGGTTTACTTTGGACGCGATGCCCGGTAAGCAAATGAGCATTGACGCTGATTTGAATTCTGGAACTATTAATGAGCAAGAAGCTAGGGATCGCCGTAAAAAAATACAACGAGAAGCTGATTTTTATGGTGCTATGGACGGCGCCAGCAAGTTTGTAAAAGGCGATGCTATCGCGGCTATTGTTATCATTATCATTAATATTGTCGGCGGTTTTGTCATTGGCATGGTGCAGCGTAACTTGGAAATTACACAAGCGTTGCAGCAATACACCTTATTGACTGTCGGTGAAGGCCTTGTAAACCAGATTCCTGCCTTGTTAATTTCTACGGCAACCGGTATTGTGGTAACTAGAGCGGCGTCGGACTCCAATTTGGGTCAAGATTTTGTCAGCCAATTATTTACCAACCAGCGGGTGTTTTTCATTGTATCTGCGGTGCTCTTGCTGCTGGCCTTAGTCCCAGGCCTGCCAACGCTGCCTTTTATTGGGTTGTCTCTGGCTACTTTTGGCGTAGGTTATATCTTGCGGCGATCCAGCCAATCGGCTGCAGTATCGGAAATCAGCCAGCAGGAGGAGCAGGAAAAAGAAGAAGTCAAAAAACCCGAAAATATTGTTGCTCTTTTGCAGGTAGATCCGATGGAATTGGAAATTGGTTATAGTTTGATTCCTATGGTTGATGCCAGTCAAGGCGGCGATTTATTAGACCGGATTGTGATGATTCGCCGTCAATGCGCTTTGGAAATGGGCTTAATTGTGCCAACCATACGAATTCGTGATAATATTCAGCTAAAACCTAATATCTATGTGATTAAGCTAAAAGGAATTGAAGTGGCTCGGGGAGAATTATTACTTGACCAGTTTTTGGCCATGAATTCCGGAACAGCGATGGAAACCATTCCAGGTATGGAAACCGTAGAGCCGGCTTTTGGCCTGCCGGCGCTTTGGATACAGGAAAGCAACCGGGAGCAGGCGGAATTGGCTGGCTACACCGTGGTAGATCCCATTTCCGTACTGACAACGCATTTGACGGAAGTGATCAAAAGCCATGCGTCGGAAATTCTTGGACGTCAGGAGACACAGACATTGGTAGATGCGGTGAAACAAAGTCATGCCGCGGTGGTGGAGGATTTGGTTCCTACCATGCTGTCTGTGGGAGAATTGCAAAAGGTTTTGTGCAATCTGTTGCGAGAACGCATTTCCATACGGGATTTGGTTACTATTTTAGAAACATTAGGCGACTATGTCGCGATGACTAAAGACACAGAAATTCTTACTGAGTATGTCCGACAAGCCCTTGCTAGGCAAATTTCCAGGCAATATGCCGCTAATGGCACCTTGGTATGCCTGGCTGTGGATCAGGAGCTGGAGCAGCTGATTCTCGCCGGTGTACAGCGCAGCGAGCAAGGAAGTTTTGTGGCGCTGGAGCCGCAAAAACTTCAGGCGCTTGTTAATTGCTTGAGCAAAGAGCTTCCTAAATTAACGGAAATCGGTTATCAGCCCATTGTGCTGGTCAGTCCTGGCTGCCGGTTGTATTTCCGCAAACTAACGGAGCGGGTAGCTGAAAATCTTATAATTTTATCCTATGCAGAGTTAGAACCCAACGTGCAAATTCAAACACTTGGGATGGTGAAGGTGTAAATTGAGAGTACGAATTTTTACCGGTCAATCGGTACAAGAAGCAATGAATAAGGTGAAATTGGAATTGGGCAGGGAAGCAGTGATTTTGCATACCCGTCGTTTCAAAACCGGAGGCATGTTGGGGCTTTTTGGCAATGAACGGGTAGAAGTCATGGCAGCCGTGGACGATGCTCTTTTAGAGACGCCTGCTGTCAAAACAGTTGTTGCTCCAGCAATGCCGACTGTTGCTGCGGTGATGCCGCCGCAACAGTCTCATGAGACAGTTGCGCCTGTGAGTGTTCCGCTGACACCTGTAAAAACCGCAGAACCAGAATGGAAGCAAGAACTGGCGGAGATGCGCTCTTTGTTGGAGCGCGCTTTGCATGAATCGAAGCAAGGCGCTGATGCCGTTGCTTCGGCGGCGGTAGAGAAACTGCTGCAAGCGGATGTCTTGCAACCAGTAGCGGAAAGTTTAGTCCGCCAAGATCCCGTTTTATATCAATGGAAAGGGACGCTTACGGAACCAGCTTTTACAGAGCGTCTGGAACGCTTGGTGGAGCAGGGCTTAGGCAAGGTTTCCGGCGTTGCCCTAAACGGCAGTGCGCCTCATATCGTAGCGTTGCTAGGGCCGACTGGTGTTGGCAAAACAACGACGATTGCAAAGCTGGCGGCTTATTTTTCGCTGCAAAAAGGCATGCGTGTTTCGTTAATTACTGCTGATACATATCGCATATCTGCAGTAGAGCAGTTGAAGACGTATGCAGAAATAATGGGTTTGCAATTAGAAATTGTTTATGCGCCGCAGGAGCTTGCAAAAGCTTTGGCGAAATGTAAGGGAAGCCAATTAGTATTGCTGGATACGGCAGGGCGCAGCCCCAAGAATCAAGAACAATTGGAAGAACTGCAATTGCTTCTGAGCCAAGTGCCGCAGGCGGAAAAACATTTGGTGCTGAGCTTGACTACTTGCAACCGAGACGCGCTGGAAATTGCCAAACGTTTTTCCGTTTGTTCGCCGGATAAAGTGTTGTTTACTAAATTGGATGAAGCGAGCCGATGCGGTGTTATTTTAAATGTGCTGCAACAATTTCCTATGAAGTTGTCTTATGTAACCAATGGACAGAATGTTCCGGATGATTTGCAAATTGTATCGCCTGCCTGGCTGGCGAAAGAGTTGCTTAGGGGCGATGACGAACATGTATGATCAAGCAGCCAATTTACGGCGTATCGTGCAGCAAACGCAGCCAACGGCTGTCTCAGGGAAACGCGAAACTAGACAAGCGCGCGTCATTGCCGTTACCAGTGGCAAGGGCGGCGTGGGAAAAACCAATCTGACAGTCAATCTAGCTTTAGCCTTAAGTGAATTGGGGCAAAAAGTGGTTGTCATTGATGCAGATTTGGGGATGGCGAATGTAGATGTTTTATTAGGAACAACTCCGAAGCATACTTTAGTTCAATTGTTGGATGCAGATGTGCCAATTCAGGAAATTTTGTTGGAAGGTCCGGGTGGTATTCGCTTTTTACCTGGCGCTTCTGGTTTGTATCGACTTGCTAATTTGGAAGCGGGCCGTTGCCAATATTTATTGGAGCAGGTTGCGCTTTTGGATGAATGGGCTGACTATATTTTGTTGGATACAGGAGCCGGTATTGGTCAGACTGTATTGCAGTTTGTATTGGCGGCGGATGAAATTGTCTTGGTAACTACGCCAGAGCCAACGGCGCTTACCGATGCATACGGAATGCTAAAAACCTATTTGGCGCATCAAGGCAGCGCTCGCGTTCATGTTATTATCAATCGGGCTCTTGATGAAGCCGAAGGGTTTTCGGTATTGCGTAAATTTTCGTTGGCCTGCGAGCGTTTTTTGACGATTCGCTTGGAGCATTTGGGGATTGTCTGTGATGATCGCCAGGTTTTGCAGGCTGTGCGTCAGCAAGTTCCATTTTTCCTTGCGTATCCGAATGGAGTGGCTACGCAGAACCTGCGGCATATTGCAGCTCAATTGCAGCAGGAAAAAGTAATGGTTTCCCAGAAAGGAGCGAGAGGATTCTTTCGCAAATTTTTGGATATGATGATGTGGAGATAGGTATATGAGTGGAAACGAGCAGGAGCAGATACCGGAAAAACTGTTGCAGCCCAATCAGCGCTTGGAGATTATGTTGCTGGATGGCTCTACAGAGGTGTATCAGAGCAGAATTGAAGAGGTGCATAAAACAGAGCTGATTGTAGCTATGCCCATGAGCAAAGGGTATCCGGTCATGCTGCATGAAGGCAGTAAATTTACCGGGAATTTGCTATTCCCAGGCGGGAAATACGTGTTTACCAGCTTTTTTTTAGGAAAAGCCTTGAACCCGCTGCCTGTATGGAAAATATCGTTGCCGCAGAATATACATAAAGTGCAGCAGCGTTCTTTTGTCAGAGTGGCAGCGAGAATTTCCGTACATCTTACTTACACTGAAAAAAAAGGCGAGCCGCCTCGCGAGGAACTCATCGACCATAGCTTGATTTTGGACTCGAAAGATATTAGCGGCGGCGGCGTGAGTTTAATTGCTAAACACGCCTTAAAATACGGTCAGATTGTGCAGTTGAGCATGCAGGTCCCCGGCGAAGACGGAGACGAATTAATTGAATCGCTCGGAACGGTTGTACGTTCTGAAAAGCCAACGGAAGATTCGCCTTTTTTCTGGGTCGGGATTCGCTTTGAATCAATTCAAGAGAGAGACAGGCAAAAAATTGTCCGGTTTGTTTTTAAAAAGCAATTGGAACATCGGCAAAAAGGACTCCGATGAAAGGTGGTGAATAATGAATGATTCGAATATTGATTGTGGATGATTCTGCATTTATGCGTAAGTTGTTAAGCGATTTATTTACTGGTGAAAAGGATTTTGTTGTAGTGGACACGGCGCGAAATGGT
Proteins encoded:
- the flhB gene encoding flagellar biosynthesis protein FlhB, which gives rise to MACIKKCTRYCSRCAELEQQGRISWSFDLQLFNEEKTEDATPKRLQEAREKGQVAKSTEINATVSIILAFFVLQVLGSFIFEELGLFMRHVYSNFSTQDLTFVDLQLLFIEAVLVMLKTAFPIMATLAFSAVVMNLLQVGFIFSLEPLMPSLEKLDPISGMGRLISKRSLVELAKSLFKVCVVGFFIYRVIKQNLLNNAMLINAELWASLKATSSMLLGMVFEICAVMLVLAALDFLYQNWEYRQNLKMSKHDVKQEFKQSEGDPQIKGKIKERQRAMAMQRMMQEVPKADVVITNPTHFAVALKYDNKVMAAPQIVAKGQDFVALRIKEIAKEHKVVVVENKPLARALYASTEVGDAVPAELYKSVAEVLAYVYRLKRRLS
- the flhA gene encoding flagellar biosynthesis protein FlhA, producing MPNQGTILHRILRYSDIIIAVAVVTIVVMMIIPLPTFLLDMLLALNISLALVIVMVAIYNEEPLDFSVFPSLLLLATLFRLALNVSATRLILLEGYAGEVIMAFGNFVVGGNAVVGFIVFVILIIIQFIVITKGAERVAEVAARFTLDAMPGKQMSIDADLNSGTINEQEARDRRKKIQREADFYGAMDGASKFVKGDAIAAIVIIIINIVGGFVIGMVQRNLEITQALQQYTLLTVGEGLVNQIPALLISTATGIVVTRAASDSNLGQDFVSQLFTNQRVFFIVSAVLLLLALVPGLPTLPFIGLSLATFGVGYILRRSSQSAAVSEISQQEEQEKEEVKKPENIVALLQVDPMELEIGYSLIPMVDASQGGDLLDRIVMIRRQCALEMGLIVPTIRIRDNIQLKPNIYVIKLKGIEVARGELLLDQFLAMNSGTAMETIPGMETVEPAFGLPALWIQESNREQAELAGYTVVDPISVLTTHLTEVIKSHASEILGRQETQTLVDAVKQSHAAVVEDLVPTMLSVGELQKVLCNLLRERISIRDLVTILETLGDYVAMTKDTEILTEYVRQALARQISRQYAANGTLVCLAVDQELEQLILAGVQRSEQGSFVALEPQKLQALVNCLSKELPKLTEIGYQPIVLVSPGCRLYFRKLTERVAENLIILSYAELEPNVQIQTLGMVKV
- the flhF gene encoding flagellar biosynthesis protein FlhF, producing MRVRIFTGQSVQEAMNKVKLELGREAVILHTRRFKTGGMLGLFGNERVEVMAAVDDALLETPAVKTVVAPAMPTVAAVMPPQQSHETVAPVSVPLTPVKTAEPEWKQELAEMRSLLERALHESKQGADAVASAAVEKLLQADVLQPVAESLVRQDPVLYQWKGTLTEPAFTERLERLVEQGLGKVSGVALNGSAPHIVALLGPTGVGKTTTIAKLAAYFSLQKGMRVSLITADTYRISAVEQLKTYAEIMGLQLEIVYAPQELAKALAKCKGSQLVLLDTAGRSPKNQEQLEELQLLLSQVPQAEKHLVLSLTTCNRDALEIAKRFSVCSPDKVLFTKLDEASRCGVILNVLQQFPMKLSYVTNGQNVPDDLQIVSPAWLAKELLRGDDEHV
- a CDS encoding MinD/ParA family protein yields the protein MYDQAANLRRIVQQTQPTAVSGKRETRQARVIAVTSGKGGVGKTNLTVNLALALSELGQKVVVIDADLGMANVDVLLGTTPKHTLVQLLDADVPIQEILLEGPGGIRFLPGASGLYRLANLEAGRCQYLLEQVALLDEWADYILLDTGAGIGQTVLQFVLAADEIVLVTTPEPTALTDAYGMLKTYLAHQGSARVHVIINRALDEAEGFSVLRKFSLACERFLTIRLEHLGIVCDDRQVLQAVRQQVPFFLAYPNGVATQNLRHIAAQLQQEKVMVSQKGARGFFRKFLDMMMWR
- a CDS encoding PilZ domain-containing protein codes for the protein MSGNEQEQIPEKLLQPNQRLEIMLLDGSTEVYQSRIEEVHKTELIVAMPMSKGYPVMLHEGSKFTGNLLFPGGKYVFTSFFLGKALNPLPVWKISLPQNIHKVQQRSFVRVAARISVHLTYTEKKGEPPREELIDHSLILDSKDISGGGVSLIAKHALKYGQIVQLSMQVPGEDGDELIESLGTVVRSEKPTEDSPFFWVGIRFESIQERDRQKIVRFVFKKQLEHRQKGLR